One Babesia bovis T2Bo chromosome 4 map unlocalized Chr4_1, whole genome shotgun sequence genomic window carries:
- a CDS encoding putative ATP synthase F1 beta chain — protein MCALFRSISGSIGRCLHRSVLHPTRRFSGNATTSSHLQKGSISQVIGAIVDVKFDGTPPPILNALWVDTPEGRLSLEVAQHLGNGVARTIAMSATEGLTRGQEVVDSGNPITIPVGESTLGRIMNVTGDPLDGCGPIPDSKRLSIHREAVSFSDQRTDEALLITGIKVVDLLAPYAKGGKIGLFGGAGVGKTVLIMELINNVAKKHGGFSVFAGVGERTREGNELYHEMMETGVIKRRQLEDGTFDFSGSKAALVYGQMNEPPGARARVALTGLTVAEYFRDEEGQDVLLFIDNIYRFTQAGSEVSALLGRIPSAVGYQPTLATDLGALQERITTTNKGSITSVQAVYVPADDITDPAPATTFSHLDATTVLSRSIAELGIYPAVDPLDSTSRMLSANIVGQEQYDAARGVQKILQDYKSLQDIIAILGMDELSEQDKFVVARARKVQRFLSQPFQVAEVFTGKPGRFVELQDTISGVKEILEGECDDMPEMAFYMVGGLQEAKEKAAEMSKTK, from the coding sequence ATGTGTGCCTTATTTCGTAGTATCAGCGGTAGTATAGGCCGTTGCCTACACCGCTCGGTATTGCATCCCACCCGCCGTTTTTCCGGCAACGCCACGACCTCCAGCCACCTACAGAAAGGGAGCATATCCCAGGTTATCGGCGCTATCGTGGATGTCAAATTCGATGGAACGCCACCGCCTATATTGAATGCATTATGGGTTGACACACCGGAAGGACGTCTTAGCCTGGAAGTAGCTCAACACCTCGGTAACGGTGTTGCACGCACGATCGCAATGAGTGCAACCGAAGGTCTTACGCGCGGTCAGGAAGTTGTAGACAGTGGTAACCCAATCACAATCCCAGTAGGGGAATCCACCCTGGGTCGTATCATGAACGTTACCGGTGACCCTCTTGATGGTTGCGGTCCCATCCCGGATTCCAAGCGGTTGTCGATCCACCGTGAAGCCGTGTCGTTCAGTGACCAACGTACAGATGAAGCCTTGCTGATCACGGGTATCAAAGTGGTTGATTTGTTGGCACCCTATGCCAAGGGAGGTAAAATTGGTTTGTTCGGAGGTGCCGGTGTAGGTAAAACGGTCCTGATTATGGAATTGATCAACAATGTCGCCAAGAAACACGGTGGGTTCTCCGTGTTCGCTGGTGTTGGTGAACGTACGAGGGAAGGTAACGAACTGTACCATGAAATGATGGAAACGGGTGTCATCAAGCGCCGTCAACTGGAAGACGGAACATTTGACTTCTCGGGCTCTAAAGCTGCTTTGGTGTACGGACAAATGAACGAACCACCAGGTGCTAGAGCCCGTGTTGCACTCACGGGATTGACCGTTGCCGAGTATTTCCGTGATGAAGAGGGGCAGGATGTGCTACTCTTCATCGATAACATCTACCGTTTCACCCAGGCCGGTTCCGAAGTGAGTGCGCTGTTAGGAAGAATTCCATCCGCCGTGGGTTATCAACCTACATTGGCCACTGATCTCGGAGCACTCCAGGAACGCATTACTACAACCAACAAGGGTTCGATTACATCAGTCCAGGCAGTATACGTCCCAGCCGATGATATCACTGATCCCGCTCCAGCTACCACTTTCTCGCACTTGGATGCCACTACAGTGCTTTCTCGTTCAATTGCGGAGTTGGGTATTTACCCTGCGGTCGACCCGCTTGACTCAACGTCACGTATGCTGTCGGCCAACATTGTAGGACAGGAACAGTACGATGCCGCACGTGGTGTACAGAAAATTTTACAGGACTACAAATCACTGCAGGATATCATTGCCATTCTGGGTATGGACGAGCTGTCTGAGCAGGACAAGTTCGTTGTAGCACGCGCCCGTAAGGTACAGCGTTTCCTGTCTCAGCCGTTCCAAGTGGCTGAGGTGTTCACCGGCAAGCCTGGGAGGTTCGTTGAACTACAGGATACCATCAGCGGTGTCAAGGAAATCTTGGAAGGTGAGTGTGACGATATGCCCGAAATGGCGTTCTACATGGTTGGTGGTCTGCAAGAAGCAAAGGAAAAGGCTGCAGAAATGTCAAAGACCAAGTGA
- a CDS encoding putative serine hydroxymethyltransferase 5, whose protein sequence is MATTRKLAISTDSMPLQQADPEIYEILQEERERQRDSIDLIASENMVSTAVLEALGSVFTNKYSEGYPGRRYYGGCDVVDKLERLCISRALRAFNLNPDEWGVNVQPLSGSPANLEVYMGLLQPHDKIMGLRLASGGHLTHGFYVGQKKISATAVFYTSLQYDVNKETGLLDYDDMERLAKAYCPKLIIAGASCYSRYWDYKRCREIADKVGAYLMADIAHIAGLIAGEAHPSPFEYCHVVTTTTHKTLKGPRAGMIFFNKKIDPTIEDKINNAVFPTVQGGPHNNAIASLAVQLKTVMSPEWKVYAKNIVENARRLAIECESRGFLVVTGGTDNHTVVINLKPFGVNGNKAEHICNAINVTVSKSTVPGDVSAMNPSGLRLGTAMIVARGAVPEDMAFIAEALLEAVKITQSIQESHGENHEDFKRGAEGNERIAALRKKVVDWIRQFPIIS, encoded by the exons ATGGCTACTACCAGGAAACTTGCAATTTCTACCGATAGCATGCCGCTGCAGCAGGCTGACCCGGAAATCTACGAGATTCTCCAAGAAGAACGTGAAAGGCAGCGCGACTCCATCGACTTGATTGCATCAGAG AATATGGTAAGCACCGCTGTTCTTGAAGCACTGGGATCTGTTTTCACAAACAAGTATTCGGAAGGTTACCCCGGGAGGCGTTACTACGGTGGTTGCGATGTTGTTGACAAATTGGAACGCCTTTGTATAAGCAGGGCATTAAGGGCATTCAATTTGAATCCGGATGAATGGGGTGTAAATGTACAGCCATTATCCGGTAGTCCAGCAAATCTCGAGGTTTACATGGGTCTGCTGCAACCACATGACAAGATTATGGGCTTGCGACTAGCCTCCGGGGGGCACCTGACCCACGGATTCTACGTTGGTCAGAAGAAAATATCTGCCACCGCTGTATTCTACACCAGCCTGCAGTATGACGTTAACAAGGAAACTGGATTGCTGGATTATGACGATATGGAGCGCCTGGCAAAGGCATATTGCCCCAAGCTGATTATAGCCGGAGCCTCGTGCTACAGCCGCTACTGGGATTACAAACGCTGCCGTGAAATAGCTGACAAGGTTGGAGCATATCTCATGGCCGACATAGCACACATTGCCGGTTTAATTGCTGGGGAAGCACACCCAAGTCCGTTTGAGTATTGCCACGTGGTCACCACTACGACCCATAAGACCTTGAAAGGACCGCGTGCAGGAATGATCTTCTTTAACAAGAAGATTGATCCCACCATCGAGGACAAAATTAACAACGCAGTGTTCCCGACGGTGCAGGGAGGACCACACAACAACGCCATAGCGTCACTCGCTGTTCAACTAAAGACG GTAATGTCGCCAGAATGGAAGGTCTATGCCAAGAACATCGTGGAGAACGCCCGTAGGCTTGCTATCGAGTGTGAGTCACGTGGATTCCTAGTTGTGACCGGTGGTACTGACAACCACACGGTTGTAATTAACCTGAAGCCTTTTGGAGTAAACGGTAACAAGGCGGAGCACATTTGCAACGCAATTAATGTAACTGTAAGCAAGAGCACCGTACCCGGAGATGTCAGTGCCATGAACCCGTCTGGATTGCGTTTGGGAACTGCTATGATAGTAGCCAGAGGAGCTGTCCCAGAGGACATGGCGTTCATCGCCGAAGCGTTACTGGAGGCCGTGAAGATTACACAATCAATCCAGGAATCACATGGAGAAAACCACGAGGACTTTAAGCGCGGCGCCGAAGGTAACGAACGTATCGCCGCGCTGCGCAAGAAGGTTGTCGATTGGATTCGTCAGTTCCCTATCATTAGCTAA
- a CDS encoding MT-A70 family protein has protein sequence MTDHSKKDSDAKAAMPFNPMVMNMMPGGVLPPFPMNGPFPPAILMQGAPNANKKRVRSRRKGDNGMRRGMDAGATTAESDTRTDNKRADKRSFIATRGRERVQNDYNQRFVDTGERPQNFVRDVGEGKRFGEYPKLDRLSNLKREIITKRATPARYISADLRTFDFDSLRVLFDVVLINPPWRTPRMKALKQNFGWTLDDLIEHVPVDKIVDAMSFCFIWCDYYSLDDARAALRHWGFRKCEDICWLKTNATWSNTNADSAFKMRNNAPGEHQGLLHKTTERCLVGLRGPIRRNEDDYFVHSNLDTDVIIAEERDPRESLEMELNLRINDNEDIQMQMDRYLTKKNTKPQEIFDIIDRFCLGRRKLELFGSDDSIRNGWVTVGPAVTSTNYNADELLKWTSGNGCWPQVQDHRGGRLMGTSEEIENLRPKSPAKLTGKEAAESRDNMV, from the coding sequence atgACAGATCATAGCAAGAAGGATAGCGATGCCAAGGCAGCAATGCCGTTTAATCCCATGGTTATGAACATGATGCCCGGAGGAGTGCTTCCTCCGTTTCCAATGAACGGACCATTTCCTCCCGCGATCCTAATGCAAGGTGCCCCGAATGCAAATAAGAAACGAGTGAGATCACGACGCAAGGGTGATAACGGAATGCGTCGTGGTATGGATGCAGGAGCAACTACTGCTGAATCGGATACTAGGACAGACAACAAAAGAGCTGATAAAAGGTCGTTCATAGCAACACGTGGTAGAGAACGTGTACAAAACGATTACAACCAGAGGTTTGTTGACACTGGAGAACGACCGCAAAATTTTGTTCGAGACGTTGGTGAAGGTAAGCGCTTTGGCGAATACCCGAAGCTTGACCGATTATCAAACCTTAAACGTGAAATAATAACCAAGCGTGCAACTCCAGCGAGGTATATAAGCGCCGATCTGCGCACATTTGACTTTGATAGTCTACGCGTCTTATTCGACGTGGTTCTCATCAACCCGCCCTGGCGTACACCGCGCATGAAAGCGTTGAAACAAAATTTTGGTTGGACACTGGACGATTTAATAGAACACGTTCCAGTCGACAAAATAGTCGACGCTATGTCCTTCTGCTTTATATGGTGTGATTACTACTCACTGGACGATGCCCGTGCGGCGTTGCGCCATTGGGGCTTCAGAAAGTGCGAAGATATTTGCTGGCTAAAGACTAACGCTACTTGGAGTAACACAAACGCGGACAGCGCATTCAAAATGCGCAACAATGCCCCCGGAGAACACCAGGGGCTGCTTCACAAAACTACTGAACGATGCTTAGTTGGATTGCGAGGACCCATACGCCGTAACGAAGATGATTACTTTGTGCACTCCAacctggataccgatgtgATAATAGCAGAGGAACGTGACCCACGTGAAAGTCTAGAGATGGAGCTGAACCTGCGCATAAACGATAACGAAGATATCCAGATGCAAATGGATCGATACCTTACCAAAAAAAACACCAAGCCGCAAGAAATATTTGACATAATCGACCGCTTTTGCCTGGGTAGGCGGAAATTAGAGTTGTTTGGCAGCGACGATAGCATTCGTAACGGATGGGTCACCGTAGGACCTGCAGTAACCAGTACCAACTACAACGCCGATGAATTGCTCAAGTGGACCAGTGGAAATGGATGCTGGCCCCAAGTACAGGACCACCGTGGCGGCCGCTTGATGGGCACTTCAGAGGAAATTGAAAACCTGAGGCCCAAATCACCTGCAAAGCTAACAGGGAAGGAAGCAGCTGAATCACGCGATAACATGGTGTAA
- a CDS encoding TFIIS helical bundle-like domain family protein produces MPDDSPKAADSPEPSNVPEAAGASITQIRLRPLSDRILSRVATLSKVDGLSEEILNNLNSWYQNEWRCVHAARFSMCPSIGESLHRYFMTRQSPHITSEHVESYLSTSSILYYGLRGDSTPAHDVSKNRYFQRYYYTARENAIALNSFVVMSNFIWACHYYMRDEFANTCLLDILLQAFPAALDNFIRLRGVVYLRSTLDYLALNGKIRSSTNYLLKALALLNKLDISFPVLQSSRIGIPINGIATGGKNAKLGLDYECESDQVKLKATDLIKKWKAIRDASQPARVDADPRRQLRKQPSSEQSAQPHSDDKSPVPAARRAAQPPGSFVLNILDSMVEQREKEKKRKIAMKEAQRNSLFKVSRAQEGEDGNAPSRVAAETPVQAVPLKVATDSKPAAEGDQAGESRKELQSLMNFFKSFKPQVNAAEAGSTMPPRSTQPPIRISGDKTGLTISSNNFTHTNVVPAPSMTTNTATPSLVGQTSEPEVPKSRNGVSGSGDNIPPWK; encoded by the coding sequence ATGCCAGATGACAGTCCTAAGGCAGCGGACTCACCTGAGCCTTCCAATGTTCCTGAGGCTGCTGGAGCATCAATAACGCAAATAAGATTACGTCCATTGTCCGATCGCATTTTATCTCGTGTAGCTACTCTATCCAAGGTAGACGGCCTCAGTGAGGAAATATTAAATAACCTGAATTCATGGTACCAGAATGAATGGCGTTGCGTGCACGCGGCACGTTTTTCCATGTGCCCATCTATCGGTGAAAGCCTTCATCGTTACTTTATGACCCGTCAGTCCCCGCACATAACCTCTGAACATGTGGAATCATATTTAAGTACATCTTCAATATTATACTACGGTCTACGCGGCGACTCAACGCCCGCCCACGACGTGTCGAAGAACAGGTATTTCCAGCGATATTACTACACAGCGCGTGAGAATGCTATCGCGCTCAATTCTTTTGTGGTTATGAGCAATTTTATATGGGCATGCCACTATTATATGCGTGATGAATTTGCCAACACATGTCTTCTCGATATCTTACTTCAAGCGTTCCCAGCAGCATTGGATAACTTCATCCGTTTACGCGGCGTCGTTTATCTGAGATCAACATTGGATTACCTGGCATTGAATGGGAAAATAAGATCCAGTACCAACTACCTGCTAAAGGCACTGGCCCTTCTCAATAAGTTGGACATCTCATTCCCAGTGTTGCAGTCATCTCGAATCGGCATTCCCATAAACGGTATCGCAACAGGTGGCAAGAATGCAAAGCTTGGTCTAGACTATGAATGTGAGAGCGACCAGGTGAAACTTAAGGCTACTGACTTAATAAAGAAGTGGAAGGCAATCAGAGATGCTTCACAACCAGCGCGGGTAGACGCTGATCCTCGACGGCAGCTGAGGAAGCAACCTTCATCCGAACAGTCAGCTCAACCTCACTCGGATGATAAATCACCAGTGCCTGCTGCACGACGCGCTGCGCAACCACCCGGTTCATTTGTTCTAAACATACTGGACAGCATGGTAGAGCAGCGTGAGAAGGAAAAGAAACGTAAAATTGCCATGAAGGAAGCGCAACGTAACAGTCTATTCAAGGTATCCCGTGCCCAGGAGGGAGAAGATGGTAACGCCCCCAGTCGTGTAGCGGCTGAAACCCCGGTACAGGCTGTCCCCCTGAAAGTAGCTACTGACAGCAAGCCTGCGGCCGAGGGTGACCAGGCTGGTGAGAGTCGTAAGGAACTTCAATCGTTGATGAACTTTTTTAAGAGCTTTAAACCGCAAGTCAACGCTGCTGAGGCAGGTTCAACCATGCCTCCACGTAGTACACAGCCACCAATTCGCATAAGTGGTGACAAAACTGGGTTAACTATTTCAAGCAATAACTTTACGCATACGAATGTGGTTCCCGCCCCCTCTATGACTACTAATACCGCCACCCCTAGCTTGGTTGGACAGACTTCGGAGCCCGAGGTCCCTAAGTCTCGTAATGGTGTTTCCGGTAGCGGTGATAACATCCCCCCCTGGAAGTAG